The genomic interval AACAGAAGTATATGTAAGGATTTAAGGTGTCCATCAATGATATCCTGAAAAGGTAACGTTATAACTGGCATCAACCTTAAAACTCTGCAACCTGTCCCAGCAAAACCGTGACGAATGAAGGCAAATAATAAGAAAAAGTAAGGAACCCAAAATGCTTTAGCGAAAATATTTTACCACCGGAAACTATATGTAATATAATTATTCTTACAGTTTAATACAGCTATCAAAAATTCGGGTAAATTATATATAATAAATGTAAATACATACCGGATGGCAAATGTATATCTTGCTATAGGAGTCATATTTTTTATTATGTCTGCACTTTCGTTTACCTTAGGCATATATTATCTGGCTATTCCCCTACTTATAATCTTTCTTATTTTGATGTTTTTATATTATAGAACTTCAGGAAGGCATGTTAATAAAAAGGTTTCCAGTATTACCTATGATGGCATTATGCAAACCGGGCTGTCAAAAATAGAAAAGGGTACATTTTATATAGATAAGGAAAAATTTATTTCAATAATGAGTAAAATTAATGATCTGGTTTCATCGCAGGGAACAATGCCAGAATTCGGGCTTGATGCAATATACGTAGATTTTAACAAACAGGAGAGTGCGGAAAAATTTGTTGGTCTTATACAGCAGAGGGGTGTAAAGGCTGCAACAGTCCAGGAAAGGTCTATATGGAAGGTTAAAATAGAATTTTCTGATTGAAATACTGTCAACTATATATAAAGTGCCCCGCAATTTTTGCCTATGTGCCAGCTACAGTCAGGGAAACTTTAACTTAAATGTTAAAATGCCGTATTATGAAGGATTATTTCCATGCTACGTTTGCTGCCACCGGTTCCTGGATTGGCAATATTTATGATTTAACTCTTGTAACATATATCTATGCCGAACTGGAAAAATCATATCACATAAGCCTCGGTGTGGTTTCACTACTCTTCGCCCTCGGGTTAATAGGGAGATTTTTTGGCGGGCTTTACCTCGGGAACTTATCAGACAAAATCGGGGCGAGGCGTGTAATGGCTTTCAGTACTGCAGGATACGCTATCTTTGCAGGGGTAATGGCCTTCTCACCTGACGTAATCATACTTTTCTCCGCCAGATTCATACAGGGAATTTTCATGGGTGGTGAGTGGACTTCCGGCACCATGCTGGGATATGAATTTTCCCCTGCAAGCATAAGACAAACAATATTCGGGATAATCCAGAGCGGTTATGGAATTGGATACGCATTAACCGGAATAGCGTATATCCTTTTCCTACCAACAATAGCAGTTACCTGGAGATTCTTTCTGATAACCGGCAGTATTCCACTCATCATCGCACCATATACCATAATGAAAATTCCACATGATAACAAAAAAATCCGGCAGGCAGAGAAAAAAATTAATCTCAGGGATTATAAAATTCCACTGGCAAAATCCATGATTATGATGTCTGGATTCTTCTCTGCATATTTTGCAATACTCTCATTTTACCCT from Ferroplasma acidiphilum carries:
- a CDS encoding MFS transporter, which translates into the protein MKDYFHATFAATGSWIGNIYDLTLVTYIYAELEKSYHISLGVVSLLFALGLIGRFFGGLYLGNLSDKIGARRVMAFSTAGYAIFAGVMAFSPDVIILFSARFIQGIFMGGEWTSGTMLGYEFSPASIRQTIFGIIQSGYGIGYALTGIAYILFLPTIAVTWRFFLITGSIPLIIAPYTIMKIPHDNKKIRQAEKKINLRDYKIPLAKSMIMMSGFFSAYFAILSFYPTIATSFGVPASQIGIIMIISSLTVAAGFILFGKLAAIFRKKYLIMAGSMIALAFAWLAVPYFSPIRFLAVPGMVVFSLGIGSMPIIPLLLMDRINPAVRGLISGVSYNFGALFGGLISVLLGTIGGIVGYSQLLLIIDATTLVCLLAVFITGATIKKRNESTSYLSGLSGDMDQ